In Nicotiana tabacum cultivar K326 chromosome 21, ASM71507v2, whole genome shotgun sequence, one DNA window encodes the following:
- the LOC107783154 gene encoding putative receptor-like protein kinase At5g24010 has protein sequence MNNLIVVSLVEVNMQSTSSSFFFHIHFHLHNNCPLHFTSSHPLFSTMANLLSFFTFSLFFLLSLPSYSISSSSNYTFPQKYFINCGSHSSVPAVAITFSGDLISDSDHSSSAVDPTSRGLAEIYKTARIFRQDSSYELETEETGFYIVRLHFFPFPDLFNAKFDILASGFLLLSNFTVPRNVTSPVIKEFLLPVKDSKLKISFKPQESSFAFVNAIEAFITPQDFIPESATHVTRQGNSNISNKDLSLSALSVVHRINVGGSVITPENDTMRRNWLPDDGYLFIKESAKNHSMFTDSLNYDTERGASRYDAPDFVYKTAKEMNKVVERNDDNLFNITWDFEVNKNGIFFVRLHFCDIISQERNQTVFNVYMNGVYGQPISPFDRLSQMAAPFYVDFVVDSDGSGFMNISVGPRIDSRTQNAFLNGVEIMQLINERGSVQDGNGQTKNRRLLIIAGATIGGVVAVLILVSAVVILFCLKSRKAKPVESGDWQVVNANGTSSHSRTTVRTSPIGSTTPDMNLGLKISLAEIVYATNNFDPTFMIGEGGFGKVYKGTFQDGVKVAVKRSEPGHGQGLMEFQTEIMVLSKIRHQRLVSLIGYCDERNEMILVYEFMEKGTLREHLYSSNEDLGKSSSRSVLSWDQRLEICIGAAEGLQYLHTGLNGPIIHRDIKSTNILLDEHYVAKVADFGLSKSGPPDLTHISTDVKGSFGYLDPDYIRCMQLTQKSDVYSFGVVLLEVLCARPAVNTQLPRDQVNLAEWGLSWQRENQLEKIIDPSLAGKIKPNSLRKFGETIEKCLQEYGTDRPNMVDVLWDLKYALQLQNSAILPQEFHEDSTTDVSWQLALPGIHRLPSIDVSTSIASASESEVFSQLVIDEDR, from the coding sequence atgaaCAATCTGATAGTTGTAAGTCTTGTTGAAGTCAACATGCAGTCAACTTCATCATCCTTCTTTTTCCACATTCATTTCCATCTGCATAATAATTGTCCTCTTCACTTCACTTCATCTCACCCGCTTTTCTCCACCATGGCAaatcttctttcatttttcaccttttcccttttcttccttcTCTCTTTACCTTCCTATTCAATATCCTCTTCATCTAATTACACTTTCCCTCAAAAATACTTCATCAACTGTGGTTCACATTCCAGCGTCCCCGCCGTAGCCATCACTTTTTCCGGCGACCTGATCTCCGACTCCGACCACAGTAGCTCTGCTGTAGACCCCACTTCAAGAGGTTTAGCGGAAATCTATAAAACTGCCAGAATTTTCAGACAAGATTCTTCATATGAACTTGAAACAGAGGAAACTGGTTTTTACATAGTAAGActtcatttctttccttttcctgATCTTTTTAATGCGAAGTTCGACATTTTGGCATCTGGGTTTTTGCTTTTGTCTAATTTTACTGTCCCAAGAAACGTAACTTCTCCTGTCATCAAAGAGTTTTTACTCCCCGTGAAAGATTCTAAATTGAAAATCAGCTTTAAACCTCAAGAATCATCTTTTGCCTTTGTAAATGCTATAGAAGCATTTATTACTCCTCAAGATTTCATTCCTGAGTCTGCTACTCATGTTACTCGTCAAGGAAAtagcaatattagtaataaagaTTTGTCCTTGAGTGCTTTATCTGTGGTTCATAGGATCAATGTTGGTGGTTCAGTAATTACGCCCGAAAATGATACGATGAGGAGAAATTGGTTGCCTGATGATGGTTATTTGTTTATCAAAGAATCAGCAAAGAACCATTCAATGTTTACTGATAGCCTTAACTATGATACAGAACGAGGAGCTAGTCGATATGATGCTCCTGACTTTGTTTATAAAACTGCCAAAGAAATGAATAAAGTTGTTGAGAGAAATGATGACAACTTGTTTAATATAACTTGGGATTTTGAAGTAAATAAGAATGGTATATTTTTCGTGCGTCTACATTTCTGTGACATCATTAGTCAAGAAAGGAATCAAACGGTTTTTAATGTCTATATGAATGGTGTATATGGACAGCCGATTAGTCCATTTGATAGACTTTCACAAATGGCAGCTCCTTTCTATGTTGATTTTGTGGTGGATTCAGATGGTTCTGGTTTTATGAATATCTCTGTTGGACCCCGGATCGACTCACGTACTCAAAATGCTTTTCTAAATGGAGTAGAAATCATGCAGCTGATTAACGAACGGGGATCAGTTCAAGATGGAAATGGACAGACCAAGAATCGTCGTTTGTTGATAATCGCTGGTGCTACCATTGGTGGTGTGGTTGCGGTTCTCATCTTAGTTTCTGCAGTGGTTATCttgttttgtttgaaatcaaGAAAAGCAAAACCTGTTGAGAGTGGTGACTGGCAAGTTGTGAATGCTAATGGAACAAGTTCACACAGCAGAACTACTGTAAGAACTTCTCCAATTGGTAGCACTACTCCTGATATGAATCTAGGGTTAAAGATATCTTTGGCTGAGATTGTTTATGCTACGAATAACTTTGATCCCACATTTATGATTGGTGAGGGTGGTTTTGGGAAAGTTTACAAAGGAACTTTTCAAGATGGTGTTAAAGTGGCTGTGAAAAGAAGTGAGCCTGGCCATGGTCAGGGTCTTATGGAATTCCAAACTGAGATAATGGTCTTGTCCAAGATTCGTCATCAACGTCTCGTTTCATTGATTGGATACTGTGATGAACGAAACGAGATGATACTTGTGTATGAATTCATGGAGAAGGGGACTTTGAGAGAGCATTTGTACAGTTCCAACGAAGATCTTGGTAAATCATCTTCAAGGTCAGTATTATCTTGGGATCAAAGGCTTGAAATTTGTATTGGTGCAGCTGAAGGTTTACAGTATCTTCACACTGGTTTAAATGGTCCAATTATTCATAGGGATATTAAGTCGACGAACATCCTTCTTGATGAACATTATGTTGCCAAAGTTGCTGATTTTGGTCTATCGAAATCAGGTCCTCCTGATCTAACACATATTAGTACCGATGTTAAGGGTAGCTTCGGTTATCTTGATCCTGATTACATAAGATGCATGCAACTCACTCAAAAATCTGATGTCTACTCTTTTGGAGTTGTACTTCTTGAAGTGCTTTGCGCTCGACCAGCTGTTAACACTCAGCTTCCAAGGGATCAAGTAAACTTAGCTGAATGGGGACTTTCTTGGCAAAGAGAAAACCAGCTAGAAAAGATAATTGATCCATCGCTTGCAGGTAAAATTAAGCCAAACTCGTTGAGAAAATTCGGGGAAACAATAGAGAAATGCCTGCAAGAATATGGGACGGATAGGCCTAATATGGTGGATGTGTTGTGGGACTTGAAATATGCTCTACAGCTTCAAAACTCTGCAATATTGCCACAAGAATTTCATGAAGATAGCACCACAGATGTTTCGTGGCAATTGGCATTGCCCGGTATTCATCGCTTACCTTCTATAGATGTAAGCACAAGTATTGCCAGTGCCAGTGAGAGTGAGGTTTTTTCGCAATTGGTGATCGATGAAGATAGATGA